A window of Microbacterium sp. Root61 genomic DNA:
GGCCTCGGCATCCTGTTCGGACTGATCTGGGAGAACCTGTTGCTCGGCATCGTGCTGGCGGCGATCATCGCGATCGGCTGGCTCATCGCCTACGAGTCGTGGCGCGGCCACACGGCAGGCCTCGACGACCCGGACGACAACGGCGCCCGACTGTGATGCGAGGGCTGCCCGCAGCCCTCCCGAAGTCCCACCCGATGGCCGCCGCTCGCGGCGATCGGCGCGTCCGGCACGCTGTGGTCGGTGGCCTACGTCCTGTCCGGCTCGGCCCTGCAGATCGGCTCGGCGGCCGTGCTGTCGGTCGGACGCTGCGCGATCGCGCTGCTCCTGGGTGAGCCGCTCGATCCCGTCAAGTCGTTCGGCGACGCGATCGCGCTGGCCGGGGTGGTCATCGCCACGCTCGCCTCGCCCGCCGTCGAGCCCAGTCCACCCGGTTCGGGATTGCCCGAACCCGCCGAGCTCGCTGCACACGACCCATCGCGGGAGACGCAGACTGGGACCGGAACATCCGCCGAGGAAGGGACGCCAGGATGAAGATCGCCGTCGCAGGAGGAACCGGCACCGTGGGTGCTCCGCTCGTGCAGATCGCCCTCGCCCGCGGACACGAAGTGACCGTGCTCTCGCGCGCCACCGGTGTCGACCTGCGCACAGGTGGGGGTCTCCCCGCGCGCCTGGACGGGATCGACGTCCTCATCGATGTGCTGAGCGTGCCGACGGTGTCGGCCGAGGAGTCCACCGCCTTCTTCAGCGCGACGACAGGCACCTTGCTGGAGGCGGAGCGCACCGCGGCGACTCCGCACCATCTCGCCCTGTCGATCGTCGGCATCGATCGGGCGCCGGACGCCTACTACGCGGGCAAGGTCGCGCAGGAGAAGCTGATCGTCGAGAGCGACGTGCCGTGGACGATCCTGCGGGCGACGCAGTTCCACGAGTTCGCCGGGCAGATGTTCGACCGCGCCAAGCTCGGACCCCTGCACGTCGCGCCGAAGATGCGCACGCAGCCGATCGCCGCGGCGGAGGTCGCGGCGCACCTGGTCGATCTCGCGGAGGCGGCGCCGGCGGGGCGGGTCACCGACCTGGCCGGACCCCGCGAGGAGAGTCTCGTCGAGATGGTCCGCGCCTACGCCAGGAGCCGCGGCACAAAGGGCTGGATCCCCGCGATCGGTCTCCCCGGCGCCTTCGGCAAGGCGCAGCGCGACGGATCGCTGCTGCCCGGACCGGATGCCGTCCTCGGCACCCAGACGTTCGCCGAGTGGATGACGGCGCTGCCCCCGCACTGAGTCGCTTCGCGTCGTCTCCCGGACGACGCGACCTGACCGGCTACATCTCCTCGTGGGTGTCGGGGTCCCCGCCCCAGAGCCTTCCGCGCTCCAGCGACGAGATCGCGGCGATCTCGTCGGCGGTGAGCGTGAACCCGAAAACGTCGGCGTTCTCGCGCTGACGGACCGGATCGGCCGACTTCGGGATCGGCGTGGAGCCCAGCTCCACATGCCAGCGCAGCACCGCCTGCGTCGGCGTCACCCCATGCGCCGCGGCGATCTCGCCGATGATCGGCTCCGTGAGCAGCTCCGAGCGGCGCGCCAGCGGACTCCAGCTCTCCGTGCGGATCCCGTGCGCCGAGTGGAACGCGCGCAGCGCGGCCTGCGGGAAGTACGGGTGCAGCTCGACCTGGTTGACGGCCGGTGTGACACCCGTCTCGTCGACGAGGTGCACCAGCATCCGCTCGGTGAAGTTCGACACCCCGATCGCGCGCACCGTCCCCCGATCGCGCAACTCGATCATCGCCCGCCACGTGTCGAGGTACTTGCCCTCGCTCGGGTTCGGCCAGTGGATGAGGTACAGGTCGATGCGCTCCAGGCCCAGACGGTCGAGGGATGCCTCCGCGCTGGCGATCGTTCGATCGTAGCCGTGATCCCGACCGGGGATCTTGGTCGCGACGAGCAGGTCGTCCCGATCCCGGCCGCTGCGGCGGACCGCCTCGCCGACCTCCGCCTCGTTCTCGTAGTTGACCGCGGTGTCCAGCAGCCGGTACCCGGTGTCGATCGCGGCGACCATGGCGGCGATGCCGTCGTCGCCGCGGAGGTTGTACGTGCCGAGCCCGAGTTCGGGGAATGCCGTGCCGTCGTTGAGCGCCACTGTGGGAATGCGGAGAGGGGATGTCGCGGACATGCCTCCATCCTGACCCACTCCGACGCAGCCCGCTCCGTCCCCGTCACAGTCCGACGAACGACCGACCCCCTCGCCCATGTCGGCGGTCTGCGCGATGCTGGATGCCTCAGCCCGTGCGGGCCGACGACGAGGAGGCCTTCGATGGACATCGTGCTGGTACCCGGACTGTGGCTCGACGGTGCGACGTGGGGCGAGGTCGCACACGAGCTGACCCGCGCCGGGCACACCCCGCATCCGGTGACGCTGCCGGGTATGCAGTCACGCGACGCCGACCGCACCAGCGTGACGCTCGAGGACTGCGTCGCCGCCGTCGTCGCCGCGATCGATGACTCCGAGGCGCCCGTCGTGCTCGTCGGGCACTCCGCCGGCTGCGGCGTCGCCACGGTCGCCCTCGATCGGCGCGCCGACAAGGTCGCCCGCGTCGTGCTGGTCGGCGGGTTCCCCGCCGTGGACGGCGTTCCGCTGATGCGGGGCTTCGCCACGGTCGACGGCGGCATCCCGCTGCTGGAGTGGTCCGAATTCGACGAGGCCGACCTGCGCGATCTCGACGAGGCGACGCTGGCGCGCTTCCGCGAGCGAGCCGTCCCCTCCCCGGCGGCGCTGGCCACCGATCCGCCGACCCTGCGCGACGACCGCCGCTACGGTGTGCCCGTGACCGCGGTGGCCACCGAGTACACCGCCGCCGATCTGCAGGAATGGATCGCTGCGGGCGAGCCCTCGGTGCAGGAGTTCCCGCGGTTCGCGGACCTCTCGTTCGTCGATCTTCCGACCGGGCACTGGCCGCAATTCAGCCGTCCGGCCGACCTCGCGCGCGTCATCCTCGCCCAGCCGCCGCTCGGAGACTCGCCCTCGGACTGACCCCTCCGCCGTCCCGCCACCCGCACTTCACCCGCCGTCCACCCGGCGGTCGCGTACCGGTCGGATGCCGCTTCTACGTTGCCTGTGGGAACAGCAGCGCCCGATCGGGCGCGCCCGCACACAGTGGAAGGCATCCTCATGGGATTCACTCGCAAGACCCTGCCCGCGCTCGTCGCAGCGGGTCTGCTCATCGCCGGCCTCGCCGGCTGCTCGTCCGCCACGGCAGCCGACCCGGAGGCGACCGACACGGCCGCCGCCGGCACGTTCGCCGTCGACGAGAACACGATCGTGTTCGGCGTCGTCCCCGACTCGGTCGACACCGAGACGAACTACCAGCCGCTGATGGACTACATCGCGCAGGAGACCGGCAAGACGGTCGAGTACCACGAGTCCACCGACTACGCCGCGCTCATCGAAGCAGCCGTCGCCGGCAAGATCGACGTCGCGTCGTTCTCCGGCTTCACCTACGTGACGGCCACGAACAACGGTGCACAGCTCACGCCGATCTCCTCGATCATCACGGCCGAGGGCGAAGAGCCCGGCTACTACTCGCAGGCGATCGTGCCGAACGGCAGCAGCATCAAGACGATCGCCGACATGAAGGGGCACAAGGTCTGCTTCGTCGACCCGTCCTCGACGTCGGGCTACCTGTTCCCGAGCTACAACCTCCTCGAAGCCGGTGTCGACCCCGAGACCGACGTCACGCCGGTGTTCGCGGGCAAGCACGACGTGAGCGTGCAGAAGGTCGGCGAGGGCGTCGAGTGCGAGGCGGGCTTCGCCGAGGACAGCGAGGTCGAGAAGAGCGACAAGGTCACCGTCATCGAGGAGACCAAGGTTCCCGGTGCCCCGATCGTCGTCTCGTCGGTCCTGCCCGCCGACCTGCAGGCGCAGCTGACCGACATCCTCGGCGAGGTCACGATCGACGACATCATCGCCGCCGGCATCACCGGCGCCGACACCGATGCCTTCCGCAGCGTGTTCTTCGCCACCTCGCCCGTCGACGACGCGTACTACGACACGATCCGCGACATCTGCGAGAAGACCAACGCCACGCAGTGCCAGGGCTGAACCCCCTGAATCGCTGAAGACAGACCGGAGAAACTGATGACGGATGCCGTGGCCGCCTCGACGATCGCCCACTCGGACACGTCCGAACCGATCGTCCGCATCGAAGGCCTCACGAAGACCTTCGGCTCGACCGTCGCGCTGGAAGGCGTGACCTTGGAGGTGCGTCGCGGCGAAGTCGTCGTCCTGCTCGGGCTCTCCGGATCGGGCAAGTCGACGCTGCTCCGGCACGTCGACGGGCTCGAGCTGCCCACCCAGGGACGCGTGCAGGTGCTCGGCGAGGAGGTGCCGGCCCTGCGGGGCCGGCGCCTCCGCGCCCTGCGCCGCCGCGTCGGCTTCATCTTCCAGCAGTTCGAGCTGGTGCCGTCGCTGACGGTGCTGGAGAACGTGCTGACCGGCTCGCTGGCCGGCATCCGCGGTCCGCGGCTCGGCCTCTGGGGATACCGCAAAGACCTCAAGCTCGCCGCCCTCGGGCACCTCGACCGCGTCGGGCTGCTGGCCAAGGCGTACCAGCGCGCCGACACGCTCTCCGGCGGGCAGCAGCAGCGCGTCGCGATCGCCCGCGCCCTGATGCAGAACCCCGAGGTGCTCCTGGCCGACGAGCCGGTCGCCTCACTCGACCCCGAGTCCAGCGACCAGGTCATGGCCCTCATCCGCGACATCGCGCTGGACAACGGCCTCACCGTGCTGTGCAGCCTGCACCAGGTCGATCTCGCTCTGTCGTGGGCCGACCGCATCGTGGGGCTGCGGCACGGCGAGGTCGTGCTCGATACCCCCACCAACGGGCTGACCAAGGCCGAGGTCATGGAGATCTACGGCCGGGTCGCCACCACCACGCACGAGCTGCAGGCGATCCAGCTCGAGCTTGTCGACGTGCTCGTCGGCGCCGACACGTCCGCGACGCCCGACGAGGCCCGCGGATGACGACGCTCATCGCCGCTCCCCCGCTGCCGAGCACTCCGGGCGACCTGCTCGACCGGGCCCCGAAGCGCCGCGTCTCGCCCGAGCGGATCGCGGCGGGACTGACGATCGTGGCGCTGATCGTGGCGTCCGTCGTCGCCCTCGCCGACATCGACATCTCGATCCCCGCGATGATCGAGAGCTGGGGCAACGCCGAACGGTTCTTCGCCCGCGTCGGCGGGATCACGTTCCCCGAGCCGGGCGAGCTGCTCTACCTCACGGCGCTGACCGTCGGACTGGTACTGCTGGGCACATTGCTCGCCGCCGTCATCTCGGTGCCGGTCGCCTATCTCGCCGCCGGCAACACGACGCCGGGACCGGGATGGCGCGCCTTCGGCCGCTTCGTGACCGTGCTGACCCGCGCGATCCCCGACGTCGTGTTCGCCATGGTGTTCGTGCTGATGTTCAGCCTCGGCACCCTCCCCGGCATCCTCGCCATCGGGATCCACTCGATCGGCATGATCTCGAAGCTGTTCGCCGACGCGATCGAGCAGATCGACGAGGGACCGCGCCGCGCGATCCGCGCCGCCGGCGGCACCCGCCTGCAGGAGTTCACCTCCGGCATCCTGCCGCAGGTCCTGCCGTCCTGGGTCGCGACGGTCCTGCACCGCAACGACATCAACCTGCGCGGCTCGGTCGTGCTCGGCTACGTCGGCGTGGTCGGCCTCGGCATGGAGATGTCGTTCGCGTTCAAGTCCCTCAACTACTCCCTGGGCATCGGCATCGCGATCGTCATCTTCGCCCTGTGCGTCGTGATGGAGATCATCTCGAGCACCATCCGCTCGGCCATGCTCGGTATCGCGCCGGACGGCCGCGGCCTCGGCGACCGCACGATGCGCGGCATCCGCCGGCTGCGCGGAACGACGGATGCCGC
This region includes:
- a CDS encoding SDR family oxidoreductase — its product is MKIAVAGGTGTVGAPLVQIALARGHEVTVLSRATGVDLRTGGGLPARLDGIDVLIDVLSVPTVSAEESTAFFSATTGTLLEAERTAATPHHLALSIVGIDRAPDAYYAGKVAQEKLIVESDVPWTILRATQFHEFAGQMFDRAKLGPLHVAPKMRTQPIAAAEVAAHLVDLAEAAPAGRVTDLAGPREESLVEMVRAYARSRGTKGWIPAIGLPGAFGKAQRDGSLLPGPDAVLGTQTFAEWMTALPPH
- a CDS encoding aldo/keto reductase produces the protein MSATSPLRIPTVALNDGTAFPELGLGTYNLRGDDGIAAMVAAIDTGYRLLDTAVNYENEAEVGEAVRRSGRDRDDLLVATKIPGRDHGYDRTIASAEASLDRLGLERIDLYLIHWPNPSEGKYLDTWRAMIELRDRGTVRAIGVSNFTERMLVHLVDETGVTPAVNQVELHPYFPQAALRAFHSAHGIRTESWSPLARRSELLTEPIIGEIAAAHGVTPTQAVLRWHVELGSTPIPKSADPVRQRENADVFGFTLTADEIAAISSLERGRLWGGDPDTHEEM
- a CDS encoding alpha/beta fold hydrolase, which translates into the protein MDIVLVPGLWLDGATWGEVAHELTRAGHTPHPVTLPGMQSRDADRTSVTLEDCVAAVVAAIDDSEAPVVLVGHSAGCGVATVALDRRADKVARVVLVGGFPAVDGVPLMRGFATVDGGIPLLEWSEFDEADLRDLDEATLARFRERAVPSPAALATDPPTLRDDRRYGVPVTAVATEYTAADLQEWIAAGEPSVQEFPRFADLSFVDLPTGHWPQFSRPADLARVILAQPPLGDSPSD
- a CDS encoding phosphate/phosphite/phosphonate ABC transporter substrate-binding protein; translated protein: MGFTRKTLPALVAAGLLIAGLAGCSSATAADPEATDTAAAGTFAVDENTIVFGVVPDSVDTETNYQPLMDYIAQETGKTVEYHESTDYAALIEAAVAGKIDVASFSGFTYVTATNNGAQLTPISSIITAEGEEPGYYSQAIVPNGSSIKTIADMKGHKVCFVDPSSTSGYLFPSYNLLEAGVDPETDVTPVFAGKHDVSVQKVGEGVECEAGFAEDSEVEKSDKVTVIEETKVPGAPIVVSSVLPADLQAQLTDILGEVTIDDIIAAGITGADTDAFRSVFFATSPVDDAYYDTIRDICEKTNATQCQG
- the phnC gene encoding phosphonate ABC transporter ATP-binding protein; this translates as MTDAVAASTIAHSDTSEPIVRIEGLTKTFGSTVALEGVTLEVRRGEVVVLLGLSGSGKSTLLRHVDGLELPTQGRVQVLGEEVPALRGRRLRALRRRVGFIFQQFELVPSLTVLENVLTGSLAGIRGPRLGLWGYRKDLKLAALGHLDRVGLLAKAYQRADTLSGGQQQRVAIARALMQNPEVLLADEPVASLDPESSDQVMALIRDIALDNGLTVLCSLHQVDLALSWADRIVGLRHGEVVLDTPTNGLTKAEVMEIYGRVATTTHELQAIQLELVDVLVGADTSATPDEARG
- the phnE gene encoding phosphonate ABC transporter, permease protein PhnE, producing MTTLIAAPPLPSTPGDLLDRAPKRRVSPERIAAGLTIVALIVASVVALADIDISIPAMIESWGNAERFFARVGGITFPEPGELLYLTALTVGLVLLGTLLAAVISVPVAYLAAGNTTPGPGWRAFGRFVTVLTRAIPDVVFAMVFVLMFSLGTLPGILAIGIHSIGMISKLFADAIEQIDEGPRRAIRAAGGTRLQEFTSGILPQVLPSWVATVLHRNDINLRGSVVLGYVGVVGLGMEMSFAFKSLNYSLGIGIAIVIFALCVVMEIISSTIRSAMLGIAPDGRGLGDRTMRGIRRLRGTTDAATAAAATTTGDPASALHRPWTAVRVRNTVWGWIAVAVVIGSILICNIQWSDLFTFWAKIPAIAVQFWPPTFGNYGAETLWAAMGETIAIALAATLLSLVFSIVIGSLAARNVAPSPGTRTGMRLLLVGIRGVPEVILAIVLIVITGLGTQAGTIALAFGGIGLLGKLLADSFEEVSPGPERALRATGATRLQVYASGTLPQGTPALVGHSFYMLDTNIRAATILGIVGGGGIGYYLLNAGQGSNYGMVTAIVLMILATVLVVEGLAMWMRKGFR